One region of Paenibacillus polymyxa M1 genomic DNA includes:
- a CDS encoding copper resistance CopC/CopD family protein gives MLYLSRPARAACLLLLCLPLLLLFPHSSWAHAFVVESSPTENQVLDKSPSQVTITFNEDLQSAFMSIKVTDETGKRVDTGKAQLNPKHPSTMEIQLIPGMKNGIYTITWRALSADGHPVNGVIPFQVGSGSNAYTDQATPSESSGTSRIDLIAVRWLLYIGLSLLFGAICFRLFLLPSINRDKNRSEQKMLNQQPSDTLPRWTKLLWSGYGITSAAILISLPLQASWDAGVSIREGFSLPILGEALQFTGAGKIWFIQMILVLLLSVTLIYAIDPSISNRQRRVWGYSSVLLTLSLMLSKAFVGHPAAATHPAPAIVADFVHLAASAFWIGSLTVMVVCLPVAGSELPVFKQAALRQIALRRFAGWGIAMVAALLATGIYGAVLYLPAPFMLLNTSYGLVLLGKAALLLVMLVFAASQFRSARQAAASKRAAGGLRVELSVGLLVMLLAAVLTHMSPGQAPAVPFEETRTTGEYSVTLAVSPNAVGSNEFKVSVQDSKGTAVSGIQQVTLTLTPADPDQDQQEFVLPVKQQQPFRSQELITSEGTWAVKVHALTASLDAVDAEFTLHVGGKK, from the coding sequence ATGTTGTACCTGTCCAGACCAGCCCGTGCGGCTTGTCTTTTATTGCTGTGTCTCCCTCTTCTGCTCCTGTTTCCTCACTCATCGTGGGCTCATGCATTTGTCGTTGAATCCAGTCCGACCGAAAATCAGGTTTTGGACAAGTCACCTTCTCAGGTGACTATCACTTTCAACGAAGATTTGCAATCTGCCTTCATGTCCATCAAAGTGACCGATGAAACAGGCAAGCGGGTCGACACAGGAAAAGCACAGCTCAACCCAAAGCACCCATCCACCATGGAAATCCAATTGATTCCAGGGATGAAAAATGGAATTTACACCATCACTTGGAGAGCTTTGTCCGCAGATGGACATCCAGTCAATGGAGTGATTCCATTTCAAGTAGGTAGCGGTTCCAATGCGTATACCGATCAAGCTACCCCTTCTGAAAGCTCTGGGACATCACGAATCGACTTAATCGCTGTCCGTTGGCTCCTTTACATAGGACTATCGCTGCTTTTTGGAGCGATTTGTTTCCGACTGTTCCTCTTACCGAGCATAAACCGAGACAAGAATCGCAGTGAGCAGAAGATGCTTAATCAGCAGCCCTCTGACACATTACCCCGTTGGACTAAGTTGCTATGGAGCGGCTATGGCATAACGTCTGCTGCCATTTTAATCAGCCTACCGCTTCAGGCGTCTTGGGATGCTGGAGTTTCCATCAGGGAGGGCTTCTCACTTCCCATTCTGGGAGAAGCGCTTCAATTTACTGGGGCAGGGAAAATCTGGTTTATCCAGATGATTCTCGTGCTGCTTCTAAGCGTAACGTTAATTTATGCGATTGATCCCAGCATTTCCAATCGCCAGCGCCGTGTATGGGGCTACAGCTCCGTTCTACTAACGCTGAGCCTCATGCTATCCAAGGCCTTTGTTGGGCATCCGGCAGCAGCTACCCATCCGGCTCCAGCCATTGTGGCAGATTTCGTCCACCTTGCAGCGTCAGCCTTTTGGATCGGCTCACTTACCGTCATGGTGGTGTGCCTGCCTGTTGCCGGATCGGAGCTGCCTGTATTCAAGCAGGCAGCTCTGCGACAAATCGCCCTGCGCCGCTTTGCTGGCTGGGGCATTGCTATGGTGGCGGCGCTACTCGCCACTGGTATTTATGGAGCGGTGCTGTACCTTCCGGCTCCCTTCATGCTGCTGAACACGTCCTATGGACTCGTTCTGCTCGGTAAAGCAGCGCTACTGCTAGTTATGCTGGTCTTTGCAGCCAGCCAGTTCCGCAGCGCTCGACAAGCGGCAGCGAGCAAACGAGCCGCCGGAGGATTGCGTGTCGAGCTGTCCGTCGGCCTGCTCGTGATGCTGTTGGCAGCGGTGCTCACTCACATGTCACCTGGCCAGGCACCTGCTGTACCGTTTGAGGAGACTCGCACTACTGGCGAATACAGCGTTACACTGGCAGTCAGCCCGAATGCTGTGGGCAGCAATGAATTTAAGGTATCCGTTCAGGATAGCAAGGGTACTGCCGTTTCAGGTATCCAGCAAGTCACATTGACGCTTACCCCAGCTGATCCTGACCAAGATCAACAGGAATTTGTTCTGCCCGTGAAGCAGCAACAGCCCTTCCGCAGTCAGGAATTGATAACCTCCGAAGGAACATGGGCGGTAAAAGTACATGCCCTGACGGCATCACTCGATGCGGTTGATGCTGAATTTACTCTGCATGTAGGCGGTAAAAAATAA
- a CDS encoding diguanylate cyclase, which produces MMSILKKLQERVTTTGIYVFFMCMVGLIVLLYTNHWSFLHYSTTEWVTIYSLLGAVLILEHFTFQLPPASNKQSMDSSVYLACIFVHGTEIAILILLFNVIIAAFRHTELSWWKHAVNFSIYALSIFVSSTVFELSGGTQGALNEDHFTSYLLALICYFTVNTITLGIYFYIAYKGSFNELKQAFLAESLLVYLCTLILSLVLTTLIYYNGILGLLLFLGLSMLLSHAFKQMFTMYREIEEKANTDRRTGLYNHSYFENTLEAELNISRSQNTPLSLALIDIDDFKKYNDHFGHLKGDQLLGFLGEFLKRETFGTHITVSRYGGEEFTLLMPDHTAEQAYEKVNAIRKRLNDSRYEGVEIFPHGCLSFSAGIAQSRIDIYDKSQLVDLADKALYYAKKQGKNIVHTHGSLNEVEREVDLGQDIRDLEQQLNLFLYKDINTFKHSKRVFRYAADMSDVLQLGPKDKRRFLLGALIHDIGKLEIPWNILNKKEKLSSEEWRMVQAHVMWGKRIVEANERFIDLVPFVELHHERYDGGGYPFGFKGEQIPRLCRMLTIIDSFDAMTTERPYQPTKTFEEAIEELRTCSGSQFDPELTAIFIQYIQHKQPAFTQSIEVGF; this is translated from the coding sequence ATGATGAGTATATTAAAAAAGCTGCAAGAACGGGTTACCACGACGGGAATATACGTATTTTTCATGTGTATGGTAGGCCTGATCGTCCTCTTGTATACGAACCATTGGTCCTTTTTGCACTATTCAACGACAGAGTGGGTCACGATCTATTCCTTATTGGGAGCAGTTCTGATTTTGGAGCATTTTACATTCCAGTTGCCACCAGCCAGTAACAAGCAGTCCATGGATTCCTCCGTGTACCTCGCTTGTATTTTTGTGCATGGCACTGAAATTGCCATTTTGATTTTGCTGTTCAATGTGATTATTGCTGCGTTTCGGCATACAGAACTGTCCTGGTGGAAACATGCAGTCAATTTTTCCATTTACGCACTTTCCATTTTCGTATCGTCAACCGTATTCGAACTAAGCGGCGGAACGCAGGGAGCCTTAAACGAGGACCATTTTACTTCCTACCTGCTGGCATTGATCTGCTACTTTACGGTGAACACAATCACCCTCGGCATCTACTTCTATATCGCATATAAAGGGTCGTTCAATGAGCTCAAACAGGCTTTTTTGGCTGAATCCCTGCTTGTATACTTATGTACACTCATCCTGTCTTTGGTGTTGACCACGCTGATTTATTACAACGGAATTTTAGGACTTTTGCTGTTCCTGGGCCTAAGCATGCTCTTATCCCACGCGTTCAAGCAAATGTTCACGATGTATCGCGAGATTGAAGAAAAAGCCAACACGGATCGCAGAACAGGGTTGTACAATCACAGCTACTTTGAAAATACGCTTGAAGCTGAACTGAATATATCCAGATCGCAGAATACTCCCCTAAGTCTGGCGCTGATTGATATTGATGATTTCAAAAAATACAATGATCATTTCGGTCATCTCAAGGGTGATCAACTGCTGGGCTTCCTCGGTGAGTTTCTGAAAAGGGAAACGTTCGGTACTCACATTACCGTATCCCGCTATGGTGGAGAAGAATTCACTCTGCTTATGCCCGATCATACCGCTGAACAAGCTTATGAAAAAGTCAATGCTATCCGAAAAAGACTGAATGATTCCCGTTACGAGGGAGTCGAAATTTTCCCACACGGGTGCCTGTCCTTTTCCGCAGGCATTGCACAAAGCCGCATTGACATCTACGACAAATCACAGCTGGTCGATCTGGCGGACAAAGCACTGTACTACGCCAAGAAACAGGGCAAAAATATCGTTCATACACACGGCAGTCTAAATGAAGTGGAACGCGAGGTCGATCTGGGACAGGATATCCGTGATCTTGAGCAGCAGCTCAATCTGTTCTTGTACAAGGATATTAACACCTTCAAGCATTCCAAACGGGTATTCAGGTATGCAGCGGACATGAGCGATGTGCTTCAGCTCGGTCCAAAGGATAAACGGCGTTTTTTACTGGGAGCACTCATTCACGATATCGGGAAACTGGAAATTCCCTGGAATATTCTTAATAAAAAAGAGAAGCTGTCCAGCGAGGAATGGCGGATGGTACAAGCTCATGTCATGTGGGGCAAACGAATTGTCGAAGCCAACGAAAGATTCATAGATTTAGTTCCTTTTGTGGAGCTGCATCATGAACGTTATGACGGGGGAGGCTATCCGTTTGGCTTCAAGGGCGAGCAAATCCCAAGACTGTGTCGGATGCTGACAATCATCGACTCTTTTGATGCGATGACAACCGAGCGCCCCTATCAACCGACCAAAACATTCGAGGAGGCCATCGAAGAATTGCGTACTTGTTCGGGAAGCCAATTCGATCCTGAACTAACGGCTATTTTTATCCAATATATTCAACATAAGCAACCTGCTTTCACGCAGTCTATAGAAGTAGGCTTCTAA
- a CDS encoding DUF5317 domain-containing protein, whose translation MVYDGVLLGLIVGLFRGGWRQGLIRFSHIRLIAGWMFPLLLLVQFIIFYAQEKWAWLAAMNGYLFMGVYVVGLIFLWLNRHHKGFKLILIGVLLNFIVMAVNGGRMPVSLSASEVLGPYYTDMLKSGSVISKHYMMDASTRLSLLGDIIPLSKPYPRTQVISIGDVVMNFGMFLFIQNVMVVKRNKDNQQETNPRHA comes from the coding sequence ATGGTCTATGATGGAGTGCTGCTGGGTCTCATTGTAGGTCTGTTTAGAGGAGGCTGGCGGCAAGGTCTGATCCGTTTCAGTCATATTCGCCTTATAGCCGGCTGGATGTTCCCCCTGCTGCTGCTGGTGCAATTCATTATTTTTTATGCTCAGGAAAAATGGGCTTGGCTGGCAGCCATGAACGGGTATCTATTTATGGGAGTCTACGTAGTCGGCTTGATATTTCTCTGGTTGAACAGACATCATAAGGGATTCAAGCTTATTTTAATCGGCGTATTATTGAATTTTATCGTGATGGCGGTAAATGGCGGCAGAATGCCGGTCTCGTTGAGCGCTTCAGAGGTGCTGGGCCCCTATTATACAGATATGCTTAAATCCGGAAGTGTCATCTCGAAACATTACATGATGGATGCGAGCACGCGTTTATCATTGCTTGGGGACATCATCCCCCTTTCCAAGCCCTATCCCCGCACGCAGGTGATTAGTATTGGAGATGTCGTCATGAACTTCGGGATGTTCCTGTTTATCCAAAATGTGATGGTCGTGAAAAGAAATAAGGATAATCAGCAAGAAACCAATCCCCGCCACGCCTAG
- a CDS encoding multidrug effflux MFS transporter — MNRLSNTVMVAADMTKSRILWIAFVLGALSAFGPLSIDMYLPSLPTLADNLHTTTSLAQLSLTACLLGLAVGQIVAGPLSDVRGRRGPLVISLILYAAASLLCVFAPNIGVLIALRFIQGLTGSAGIVISRAVARDLYSGKELTRFFSLLMLVNGVAPIAAPVLGGVILNFVSWRGVFMVLCVVGVAMLIAVVLGLPETLPTNRRSSGGLKQTLGTLGHLFADRRFMGYALSQALITGAMFAYIAGSPFVLQDIFGVSPQTYSIIFAVNGLGIVLFSQLTGRLVGRFSERQLLLSGLVIAAVAGISLLTVAFTGGQLLAVLIPMFFVVSCVGIVSTTTTSLAMQSQQRSAGSASAMLGLLPLLLGSIASPLVGLGSGTTPVPMAVVIAIAELGALLSFIVLAKEARAKA, encoded by the coding sequence ATGAACCGGTTATCCAATACGGTAATGGTTGCCGCAGATATGACCAAATCACGAATATTATGGATTGCCTTTGTTCTGGGTGCATTAAGTGCCTTCGGACCCTTGTCCATAGATATGTATTTGCCGTCACTGCCCACATTAGCCGACAATTTGCATACGACTACTTCGCTGGCACAGCTTAGTTTGACAGCCTGTCTGTTGGGACTGGCCGTTGGTCAGATCGTTGCTGGTCCGCTTAGCGATGTGAGGGGTCGCAGAGGACCGCTGGTGATCTCGCTAATTCTGTACGCTGCAGCATCGCTGTTATGTGTGTTTGCGCCGAATATCGGTGTGCTCATTGCGCTTCGCTTTATTCAAGGGCTTACGGGATCGGCGGGGATCGTGATTTCCAGAGCTGTGGCTCGTGATCTGTACTCGGGCAAAGAACTGACACGCTTTTTCTCACTGCTCATGCTAGTGAATGGTGTTGCTCCCATTGCTGCACCTGTGCTGGGCGGTGTCATTTTGAATTTTGTTTCCTGGCGCGGTGTATTCATGGTGCTGTGTGTAGTTGGTGTGGCCATGCTGATAGCCGTCGTATTGGGTCTTCCAGAAACGTTGCCAACGAACCGCCGTTCATCCGGTGGCTTGAAGCAGACGCTAGGAACACTCGGTCATCTGTTTGCAGATCGACGCTTTATGGGTTATGCCCTCTCACAGGCGCTGATTACAGGGGCGATGTTTGCGTACATTGCTGGCTCGCCTTTCGTGCTTCAGGATATTTTCGGGGTTTCCCCCCAGACTTATAGCATCATTTTTGCAGTGAATGGTTTAGGAATTGTACTGTTTTCCCAGTTGACGGGTAGACTCGTGGGTCGATTTAGCGAGCGACAGTTGCTCTTGTCAGGTCTGGTGATTGCGGCTGTAGCCGGGATCAGCTTGCTTACCGTAGCTTTTACCGGAGGCCAACTGTTAGCCGTATTGATTCCGATGTTTTTTGTCGTATCCTGCGTAGGTATTGTGAGTACAACGACGACTTCACTGGCCATGCAGAGTCAGCAGCGTTCCGCAGGCAGTGCGTCCGCCATGCTTGGCTTGCTGCCTCTATTGCTTGGCTCCATCGCTTCACCGTTGGTGGGCTTGGGTAGTGGAACAACCCCCGTACCGATGGCGGTTGTGATTGCTATAGCAGAGCTTGGTGCGCTGTTAAGCTTTATTGTACTTGCCAAGGAAGCACGAGCGAAGGCTTAA
- a CDS encoding sigma-70 family RNA polymerase sigma factor, with translation MAQDDQMTMLVAETLAGSREAYKELYDYTIHTVYKSVHFLLEEKADVDDVVQEIYIQVYKSLETFDTNRSFQPWLMGIVMRQIRAYRRKRWMRMRITSKAESLEHHAAFDFSEEIVDKVANHVLLQAVQQLSFKLKQVIVLHYLHEYSQEEIANILDIPLGTVKSRIHAALQKLRSKERQGHFLIGKVEKIHEA, from the coding sequence TTGGCACAGGATGATCAGATGACAATGCTTGTTGCAGAGACACTGGCTGGCAGCCGCGAAGCTTATAAGGAGCTCTATGATTACACGATTCATACGGTCTATAAATCAGTGCATTTTCTGTTGGAGGAAAAGGCAGACGTTGATGATGTGGTTCAGGAAATTTATATACAGGTGTATAAATCACTGGAGACATTTGATACAAATAGATCTTTTCAACCTTGGCTGATGGGGATTGTTATGCGTCAAATTCGGGCGTATCGGAGAAAAAGATGGATGAGGATGCGAATCACAAGTAAGGCTGAGAGTCTGGAGCATCATGCAGCGTTTGATTTTTCTGAGGAAATAGTGGACAAGGTTGCAAATCATGTATTGCTCCAAGCAGTTCAGCAGCTATCGTTCAAGCTAAAACAGGTGATTGTATTGCACTATTTGCATGAGTATTCCCAAGAGGAAATCGCAAACATTTTAGACATACCGTTAGGTACGGTGAAGTCACGAATTCACGCGGCTTTGCAAAAGCTCCGTTCGAAAGAGCGGCAGGGACATTTTCTGATCGGAAAGGTGGAGAAAATCCATGAAGCTTGA
- a CDS encoding DUF3600 domain-containing protein: MKLEQELRKVMQHEDNHLSPPIELKENIMIQIERIKGKGSKPMKKYIVTTILVAALLIPTGAFAAYSYLTDTLYGSQEKLIEMGGTAQEYTRVESKLQQAQGRLSKEEFSVFMELLKELGAYNLKITDKNGMLHKERLSVDEQREYNRITAELEPYFDKLNQEEFQTHKSIDLQDELDYAKKALSKDEFVKFRVLFTEFYKYVPRITGENGVLYPDRLPEREREDYEEHLRLLQPYFDQFNSLEKKR; encoded by the coding sequence ATGAAGCTTGAGCAAGAACTACGTAAGGTGATGCAGCATGAGGATAACCACTTATCTCCTCCCATTGAGTTAAAGGAAAATATCATGATACAAATTGAGCGAATTAAAGGGAAAGGATCTAAACCTATGAAAAAGTATATCGTGACAACGATTCTTGTAGCGGCATTATTGATCCCGACAGGTGCCTTTGCTGCTTACTCTTACTTGACTGATACGCTGTATGGCTCGCAGGAAAAGCTAATTGAAATGGGAGGGACGGCACAGGAATATACAAGAGTAGAATCGAAGCTCCAACAAGCACAGGGACGTTTGTCGAAGGAAGAGTTTAGTGTTTTTATGGAATTACTAAAGGAACTAGGAGCCTATAATCTTAAAATAACGGACAAAAACGGGATGCTCCATAAGGAGCGTTTAAGCGTCGATGAACAGCGTGAGTATAATCGAATAACCGCCGAGTTGGAACCGTACTTTGATAAATTGAATCAGGAGGAATTCCAAACCCATAAGAGTATAGATTTACAGGACGAGTTAGACTATGCGAAAAAAGCTTTAAGTAAGGATGAATTTGTTAAGTTCCGTGTTCTGTTCACGGAGTTTTACAAGTATGTTCCCCGTATAACGGGCGAAAATGGGGTATTGTATCCAGATCGTTTGCCTGAAAGAGAAAGAGAAGATTACGAGGAGCATTTGAGGTTGCTTCAGCCTTATTTCGATCAGTTTAATTCGCTTGAGAAGAAACGGTGA
- a CDS encoding metal-sensitive transcriptional regulator yields the protein MAEEQPVSHTEVHGAHCGTDGEKTVRKSHHSAEFKNSLVSRLNRIEGQVRGIKGLIEKDTYCDDVLNQIAAVQSALNGVGKLLLEGHMKSCVIERMQAGEQEVIDELLVTVKKLIR from the coding sequence ATGGCTGAGGAGCAACCTGTTTCCCACACTGAAGTCCACGGGGCTCATTGTGGAACAGATGGAGAGAAGACAGTTAGAAAAAGTCATCATTCGGCAGAATTCAAGAACAGCCTTGTATCCCGGTTAAACCGTATTGAAGGTCAGGTTCGCGGGATTAAGGGATTGATTGAGAAGGACACCTACTGTGACGATGTGCTGAATCAGATTGCGGCTGTTCAGTCGGCCCTGAATGGTGTCGGCAAGCTGCTGCTGGAAGGGCATATGAAAAGCTGTGTCATTGAGCGCATGCAGGCAGGAGAGCAAGAAGTGATTGATGAGCTGCTGGTGACGGTTAAGAAGCTAATCCGTTAA
- a CDS encoding copper ion binding protein → MAQVTLNVEGMSCNHCVKAVEGALEKVGATGKVSLETKQVNVEYDESKLSVEALKTAIEDQGYDVV, encoded by the coding sequence ATGGCACAAGTTACATTGAACGTAGAAGGCATGAGCTGCAATCATTGCGTGAAAGCAGTAGAAGGAGCCTTGGAGAAAGTAGGCGCTACCGGCAAGGTCAGCCTCGAGACGAAACAAGTAAATGTAGAATATGATGAATCCAAGCTGAGCGTTGAAGCTCTGAAAACAGCCATTGAAGACCAAGGCTATGATGTTGTTTAA
- a CDS encoding heavy metal translocating P-type ATPase — protein MENRATDGDKHTTLHITGMSCAACASRIEKGLNRIDGVAQANVNLALEQASISYDPKQVEIPEFRDKIASLGFGTVSEEANLNVTGMTCAACAARIEKGLNRIPGVTGASVNLAMETAHVEYAAGSTTVSDLVSKIEQLGYGAIPQSAEDNIADVRSKDIQRKKWKWMISAVLSLPLLWAMVAHFSFTSWIYVPELFLNPWFQLVLTTPIQFIIGWQFYVGAYKALRNGSSNMDVLVALGTSAAYFYSLYLTLRPSDAMEGMAGMPVTTMPELYYETSAVLITLILVGKWFEAVAKGRSSEAIKSLMNLQATTARVVRDGQELDLPIEQVRVKDIFIVRPGEKIPVDGVVVDGRSAVDESMLSGESLPVEKGEGSPVTGATLNKNGVLRIQAERVGGDTALARIIKVVEDAQNSKAPIQRIADQISGIFVPIVVAVAVITFLVWFFLVTPSDFAGSLEKMIAVLVIACPCALGLATPTSIMAGSGRAAEYGILFKGGEHLEMTRSVNAVILDKTGTVTNGKPELTDVIVRASSLAETDLLRLLGAAEKSSEHPLAEAIVKGIADRGIELVGPTDFENIPGYGVKASVEGKQVLVGTRRLMSREGITMDDSTEQQMNELEGAGKTAMLVAVDGSYAGLVAVADTIKETSREAIARLRAMNIEVIMITGDNERTAKAVAAEAGIERVLAEVLPEGKAEEVKRLQDQGKIVAMVGDGINDAPALATAHIGMAMGTGTDVAMEAADITLMRGNLNSIPDAIEMSRRTMTNIRQNLFWALGYNVIGIPIAALGFLAPWLAGAAMAFSSVSVVLNALRLQRVKL, from the coding sequence ATGGAAAACCGTGCGACCGACGGTGATAAACATACAACGCTTCATATTACGGGGATGTCCTGCGCAGCCTGCGCAAGCCGTATTGAAAAAGGTTTAAATCGAATAGACGGCGTGGCACAGGCTAATGTGAATTTGGCTTTGGAGCAGGCGTCCATATCCTATGATCCCAAGCAGGTGGAAATTCCAGAATTCCGCGATAAAATTGCTTCTCTTGGTTTTGGAACTGTGAGTGAAGAAGCCAATTTGAATGTGACGGGCATGACTTGCGCGGCTTGTGCAGCTCGAATTGAAAAAGGATTAAACCGAATACCAGGCGTAACAGGTGCCAGTGTAAATTTGGCGATGGAAACAGCCCATGTGGAATATGCTGCTGGGAGTACTACGGTTAGTGATTTGGTAAGCAAGATTGAACAGCTGGGCTATGGAGCGATCCCGCAGAGCGCTGAGGACAATATTGCGGATGTCCGCAGTAAGGATATCCAACGTAAAAAATGGAAGTGGATGATATCGGCAGTGCTGTCGCTACCGTTATTGTGGGCGATGGTGGCTCATTTTTCCTTTACCTCATGGATTTATGTGCCGGAACTGTTCTTGAATCCATGGTTTCAACTTGTACTGACGACACCAATTCAGTTCATCATAGGATGGCAGTTTTATGTGGGAGCATATAAAGCGCTTCGTAATGGAAGTTCGAATATGGATGTATTAGTTGCGCTAGGTACGTCTGCGGCTTATTTTTACAGCTTGTACCTTACTCTGCGTCCGTCTGACGCCATGGAGGGAATGGCGGGAATGCCTGTCACGACCATGCCAGAGCTGTATTACGAGACAAGTGCGGTACTCATTACGCTTATACTAGTCGGTAAATGGTTCGAGGCGGTAGCCAAAGGGCGCTCGTCTGAGGCGATCAAGAGCCTGATGAACCTACAGGCGACAACGGCACGTGTGGTACGTGATGGACAAGAGCTAGATTTGCCGATTGAACAAGTGCGTGTGAAGGACATCTTTATTGTGCGCCCAGGGGAGAAAATTCCCGTCGATGGTGTGGTCGTGGATGGACGTTCGGCAGTGGATGAATCCATGTTAAGTGGAGAGAGTCTTCCGGTTGAAAAAGGAGAGGGTTCCCCAGTCACAGGAGCCACGCTCAATAAAAACGGAGTACTTCGTATTCAGGCTGAGCGTGTGGGTGGTGATACGGCGTTGGCCCGTATTATTAAGGTCGTGGAAGATGCGCAAAACTCTAAGGCCCCGATTCAGCGGATTGCTGATCAAATCTCGGGTATCTTTGTCCCCATCGTAGTTGCTGTTGCCGTGATAACATTTCTCGTCTGGTTTTTCCTTGTGACACCGTCGGATTTTGCAGGATCACTGGAGAAAATGATTGCAGTTCTCGTCATTGCTTGTCCTTGTGCGCTTGGATTGGCCACCCCAACGTCCATTATGGCAGGATCGGGACGTGCTGCTGAATACGGTATTTTGTTCAAGGGCGGCGAGCATTTGGAAATGACCCGTTCCGTCAACGCAGTGATTTTGGATAAGACAGGTACGGTTACGAACGGCAAACCAGAGCTGACAGATGTTATAGTTAGAGCGAGCAGCCTGGCTGAAACGGATTTGCTGCGATTGCTCGGTGCGGCAGAAAAAAGCTCGGAGCATCCGCTGGCGGAAGCCATTGTAAAAGGGATTGCTGATCGAGGTATTGAGCTAGTGGGCCCGACGGATTTTGAAAATATTCCAGGCTATGGTGTGAAGGCCTCTGTGGAGGGCAAGCAGGTATTGGTGGGCACACGCCGATTAATGAGCAGGGAAGGCATCACGATGGATGACTCAACCGAGCAGCAAATGAATGAACTGGAAGGCGCAGGGAAAACGGCAATGCTTGTCGCTGTGGATGGTTCCTATGCCGGATTAGTGGCCGTGGCGGATACAATTAAAGAAACATCACGGGAAGCTATTGCCCGTCTACGGGCGATGAACATTGAAGTCATTATGATTACAGGTGACAATGAAAGGACGGCAAAGGCCGTTGCCGCCGAGGCGGGAATTGAACGGGTGCTGGCGGAAGTGCTGCCTGAAGGAAAGGCCGAGGAAGTGAAGCGACTTCAGGACCAGGGCAAGATCGTAGCCATGGTCGGGGACGGTATTAACGATGCGCCAGCGCTGGCTACAGCCCATATAGGGATGGCAATGGGCACAGGTACAGATGTGGCCATGGAGGCTGCCGATATTACTCTCATGCGTGGTAACCTGAATAGCATTCCGGATGCGATCGAAATGAGTCGCCGGACCATGACAAACATACGGCAAAATCTGTTTTGGGCGCTCGGTTATAACGTGATCGGCATTCCGATTGCTGCTTTGGGCTTTCTGGCTCCATGGTTGGCCGGAGCGGCCATGGCATTCAGCTCTGTTTCGGTTGTACTGAATGCGCTGCGTCTCCAGCGGGTGAAGCTGTAA
- the nfsA gene encoding oxygen-insensitive NADPH nitroreductase, which translates to MNDTISLLMNHRSVRKFKSDPITDEQLAAIVAAGQMASSSSNVQAYTVIAVTEPSLKTKLAELAGGQAYVEQCPTFLVWCADLYRLKQVTIHHQPGQPSYEGSVENYTVATIDAALAAQNAAVAAESLGLGIVYIGGIRTKIAEVSELLGLPELVYPVFGMCIGVPDQETGLRPRLPLSGVLHMNGYDKNQTMKAVEVYDHTSAEYLKERTGGQRSTPWSEQMATRLTEPARLQLKPFLEQKGFLKQ; encoded by the coding sequence ATGAATGATACGATTTCCTTGTTGATGAACCATCGGTCTGTGCGGAAATTCAAGTCAGACCCCATTACCGACGAGCAGCTCGCAGCTATTGTGGCAGCTGGCCAAATGGCATCCTCGTCCAGCAATGTGCAGGCATATACCGTTATTGCCGTTACCGAGCCATCATTAAAAACAAAACTGGCCGAGTTGGCAGGAGGGCAGGCTTACGTTGAGCAGTGCCCGACATTTCTAGTATGGTGCGCAGACCTGTATCGTTTGAAGCAGGTGACGATTCATCATCAGCCAGGCCAGCCTTCCTATGAAGGATCCGTCGAAAATTATACGGTTGCAACCATTGATGCTGCGTTAGCTGCACAAAATGCAGCGGTGGCCGCTGAATCACTCGGCTTGGGCATCGTTTACATCGGGGGCATTCGTACTAAAATAGCAGAGGTATCCGAGTTATTAGGCTTGCCAGAGCTGGTATATCCAGTGTTCGGTATGTGCATTGGTGTACCGGATCAGGAAACGGGCTTGCGTCCACGTCTTCCACTGTCCGGTGTGTTGCATATGAACGGTTATGACAAAAACCAAACGATGAAAGCTGTAGAGGTATACGACCACACATCAGCCGAATATTTGAAGGAACGTACGGGCGGTCAACGCTCTACACCTTGGTCTGAGCAAATGGCCACGAGACTGACCGAACCAGCGCGCTTGCAGTTGAAGCCATTTTTGGAACAGAAGGGTTTCTTGAAGCAATAA